A DNA window from Methanosphaera sp. WGK6 contains the following coding sequences:
- a CDS encoding ferredoxin family protein: MLQVNQDYCLGCGACVIVCPVNQEIYPEVIGGNGPDTTEVIMLVENGIIKLFHPEKCTRCMKCNDICPTKAIYYGDN; the protein is encoded by the coding sequence ATGTTACAAGTTAATCAAGATTATTGTTTGGGTTGTGGAGCTTGTGTTATTGTTTGTCCCGTTAATCAGGAAATATATCCCGAAGTTATAGGTGGAAATGGACCAGACACAACAGAAGTGATAATGTTAGTAGAAAATGGTATTATCAAATTATTCCATCCTGAAAAATGTACAAGATGTATGAAATGTAATGATATATGTCCTACAAAAGCAATATATTATGGAGATAATTAG
- a CDS encoding molybdopterin dinucleotide binding domain-containing protein: MKEMDIIINTGTSIIQAFYEKKGSTLKKEYMQATAVAFMDPIDMKKLSLNPCDKIEVTSKWGQVTLFVDKSHDAPHEGMIFIPKGPWANIIISPETYCCNVPTFKGVPAKIRKTENNVLLVADLMRKTYKKYAKNDDFRESLGEKPIFKKME; encoded by the coding sequence ATGAAAGAAATGGACATTATAATAAATACAGGCACTAGTATTATTCAAGCATTTTATGAAAAAAAAGGGTCTACACTTAAAAAAGAATATATGCAAGCTACAGCAGTAGCATTTATGGATCCAATTGATATGAAAAAATTATCATTAAATCCATGTGATAAAATAGAAGTTACATCAAAATGGGGACAAGTAACATTATTTGTGGATAAATCACATGATGCACCACACGAAGGAATGATATTCATACCAAAAGGACCATGGGCTAATATAATAATAAGTCCTGAAACATATTGTTGCAATGTACCTACATTTAAAGGAGTACCTGCAAAAATAAGAAAAACAGAAAATAATGTATTACTAGTTGCAGATTTAATGAGAAAAACCTATAAAAAATATGCTAAAAATGATGATTTTAGAGAAAGTTTAGGTGAAAAACCAATATTTAAAAAAATGGAGTAA
- a CDS encoding 4Fe-4S binding protein, which translates to MVVTIYVEKCNGIDACPGNGLCIDVCNLDAIENINGRPVIIEEACTECGLCVMNCPNEALSK; encoded by the coding sequence GTGGTAGTAACAATTTATGTGGAAAAATGTAATGGAATAGATGCATGTCCAGGTAATGGATTATGTATAGATGTATGTAATTTAGATGCTATTGAAAATATAAATGGACGTCCTGTAATTATAGAAGAAGCATGTACTGAATGTGGATTATGTGTAATGAATTGTCCTAATGAAGCATTATCTAAATAA
- a CDS encoding heavy-metal-associated domain-containing protein yields the protein MSKEDTFIVEDMHCNACVNTITKTLTNNENITDVNCNLDSKEVTVTYDDQFDVEEVLSALDTIGFPATIKKKP from the coding sequence ATGAGCAAAGAAGATACATTCATAGTTGAAGATATGCACTGTAATGCATGTGTAAACACAATTACAAAAACACTAACAAACAATGAAAACATAACTGATGTAAACTGCAATCTTGATTCCAAAGAAGTAACAGTTACTTATGATGACCAATTCGATGTTGAAGAAGTACTAAGTGCATTAGATACAATAGGATTTCCAGCAACTATCAAAAAAAAACCATAA
- a CDS encoding DUF126 domain-containing protein — protein MSTNIKCRKISKGKTTGSAIVTKDSISFLGGVDPKTGIVIDKKHELYNQCITDKILIIPSGKGSTVGSYVIYQMAKNNTAPKAIICQNAEPIIAIGALISKIPMVDNPDSDVVTTINNNDNITVDADEALITIN, from the coding sequence ATGTCTACAAATATTAAATGTAGAAAAATATCAAAAGGAAAAACTACTGGTAGTGCTATTGTAACTAAAGATTCTATTAGTTTTTTAGGTGGAGTAGATCCTAAAACAGGAATTGTTATAGATAAAAAACATGAATTATACAATCAGTGTATTACTGATAAAATATTAATAATACCTTCTGGTAAAGGTTCTACAGTTGGTTCATATGTTATTTATCAAATGGCTAAAAATAATACTGCTCCAAAAGCAATAATTTGTCAAAATGCTGAACCTATAATTGCAATTGGTGCTTTAATTTCAAAAATACCTATGGTTGATAATCCCGATAGTGATGTAGTTACTACAATAAATAATAATGATAATATTACTGTAGATGCAGATGAAGCTTTAATAACAATTAACTAA
- a CDS encoding DUF128 domain-containing protein, with the protein MKMMEILRILYEKNEILGAKVISEELEKRGYSLGERAVRYHMHILDERGLTEKIGYKGRQITKKGISELKKGLIYDQVDFTFSRVQEKMFNVTLNPLTLQGSVIVNISSINELDAIKTINNVFEAGLAVSSHYNIYERNDKTYFETVCGTTIDGLMQQKGIISKPLYGGLLKVEDYTPITFVEQIAYEKTSITPLEAFTNHNNTSVLDVANDGTGIIPANFRVVPEAKKDEVITLLDSLKKIGICGVIHMGKPGESVLGIPVPEGMIGIAIIGGVAPLCAAQEEGYDLDIKLADRYDEYNNMITPNYLMNLPLKKVTTQNKENKVSFILNKIFNLISKVDYDINNEKGNIIANISYVHKDDLDDSIEVMKELYKSKPEYCMGKRYSVVESSEDKVGLATICSLTMDGVLTKQGINSTPVYSGILDIYGSNRRFIELISYTGSSVDPHEIFIKKGMHDIHGSLNDDGKIMASVHSVHYVARDKTIDTLNSLKEVGLEVLNIGKPNEYTYNAKIEKYNFGYVLSGGLNPIVAIKEKNIPVEVKSIEKIMKFDAFEEL; encoded by the coding sequence ATGAAAATGATGGAAATCTTAAGAATTTTATATGAAAAAAATGAAATTCTAGGTGCTAAAGTAATCTCAGAAGAACTTGAAAAACGAGGATATTCATTGGGTGAAAGAGCTGTACGCTATCATATGCATATCTTAGATGAACGTGGACTTACTGAAAAAATAGGTTATAAAGGAAGACAAATAACAAAGAAAGGTATAAGTGAATTAAAAAAAGGATTAATTTATGACCAAGTAGATTTTACCTTTTCACGAGTACAAGAAAAAATGTTCAATGTAACATTGAATCCACTTACACTACAAGGATCAGTTATTGTGAACATTTCATCTATAAATGAATTAGATGCAATTAAAACTATAAATAATGTTTTTGAAGCAGGATTAGCAGTAAGTAGTCATTATAATATCTATGAAAGAAATGATAAAACATACTTTGAAACAGTTTGTGGTACTACTATTGACGGATTAATGCAGCAAAAAGGAATTATTAGTAAACCATTATATGGTGGATTACTTAAAGTTGAAGATTACACCCCTATAACTTTTGTTGAACAAATTGCTTATGAAAAAACATCCATAACCCCTCTTGAAGCATTTACCAATCATAACAATACATCAGTACTAGATGTAGCTAATGATGGAACAGGAATTATACCTGCAAATTTCAGAGTTGTACCTGAAGCAAAAAAAGATGAAGTAATAACACTCCTTGATTCACTGAAAAAAATTGGTATATGTGGAGTAATTCATATGGGCAAACCTGGTGAATCAGTACTAGGTATTCCAGTACCTGAAGGTATGATAGGTATTGCAATTATTGGAGGAGTTGCTCCATTATGTGCAGCTCAAGAAGAAGGTTATGATTTAGATATTAAATTAGCAGATAGATATGATGAATATAACAACATGATTACTCCTAATTACTTAATGAACTTACCTTTGAAAAAGGTAACTACTCAAAATAAGGAAAATAAAGTTTCGTTCATATTGAATAAAATATTTAATTTAATATCAAAAGTAGATTACGATATAAATAATGAAAAAGGAAATATTATTGCTAATATATCCTATGTTCATAAAGACGATCTTGATGATTCAATAGAAGTTATGAAAGAATTATATAAATCCAAACCAGAATACTGTATGGGAAAAAGATATTCAGTTGTAGAATCATCTGAAGATAAAGTAGGTCTTGCCACTATATGTAGTTTAACTATGGATGGTGTTTTAACAAAACAAGGAATTAATTCCACCCCCGTTTATAGTGGAATTTTAGATATATATGGAAGTAACAGACGTTTTATTGAATTAATATCATACACAGGTTCGTCTGTAGATCCTCATGAAATTTTCATTAAAAAAGGTATGCATGATATACATGGTTCATTAAATGATGACGGTAAAATCATGGCAAGTGTACATTCAGTACATTACGTTGCACGAGATAAAACAATTGATACATTAAATTCATTAAAAGAAGTAGGACTTGAAGTATTAAACATAGGTAAACCAAATGAATATACTTATAATGCTAAAATTGAAAAATATAATTTTGGATATGTTTTATCAGGTGGACTTAACCCAATAGTTGCAATAAAAGAAAAAAATATTCCAGTAGAAGTTAAATCTATCGAAAAAATCATGAAATTTGATGCATTTGAAGAACTATAA
- a CDS encoding stage II sporulation protein M translates to MKKYVLIAIVLFIISIILGVLFVDSFKPFLIEIINNLIEETPTIEFLSLFQHNLQANLLIMIGGIFFSVFSICTLMINGAVLGSLSTFTSLDVYLLYIIPHGIFEFTALFISFATALIITKLIIRMIKGIFYKELTVKKQLIQSLNLIKSIIMSVILVIILLIIAAFIETYLTTFIAETILSII, encoded by the coding sequence ATGAAAAAATATGTTCTAATAGCAATAGTTCTCTTCATTATTTCAATAATATTAGGAGTACTTTTTGTAGACTCATTTAAACCATTTTTAATAGAAATTATCAATAACCTTATTGAAGAGACACCTACTATTGAGTTTTTATCACTATTTCAACATAATTTACAAGCAAATCTTCTTATAATGATAGGAGGAATATTTTTCTCAGTATTTTCCATATGTACATTAATGATTAATGGTGCAGTACTTGGATCTCTTAGTACCTTTACTTCACTTGATGTATATTTATTATATATTATCCCACATGGAATTTTTGAGTTTACAGCGTTGTTTATTTCTTTTGCAACTGCTCTTATTATAACAAAATTAATAATTAGAATGATTAAAGGAATATTTTATAAAGAGTTAACTGTTAAAAAACAATTAATTCAGTCTTTAAATTTAATTAAAAGTATTATTATGTCTGTAATTCTTGTAATCATATTGTTAATTATAGCTGCATTTATAGAAACTTATTTAACAACTTTTATAGCCGAAACCATATTATCTATAATTTAG
- the glnA gene encoding type I glutamate--ammonia ligase, translated as MSTQDDKIDEVIKKVDEYDSKFMRFQFVDIHGTPKSLTVSLNKPDDLESIIENGLLFDGSSVAGFVGINDSDLELKPDLSTFSTLPWRPDDKKTCRFICDVYHTDGTPFEGDPRGVLKKSLKIAEDRGYQFNMGPEPEFFLIDKDENGNYIPADTAEYFDVEPLDQGIDIKKEIILGLEELNFNIEVSHHEVAPGQQEIDFRFDDALKTADAVITFKQTIKALVDNLGYKVTFMPKPFYGINGSGMHCNQSLFKDGKNIFYDPDTETQLSQEAMYFIGGLLKHSKALSAILSPTINSYKRLVPGYEAPCYIAYGFRNRSTLLRIPASRGLGTRIECRSADPSCNPYLAFAVLLEAGLDGMDNKIEPGEPTEFNAFALTPDEIAAKGIDTLPTSLWEAYHSLEKDEVVKNALGDYVYNQFYNIKRAEWDDYRTRVFDYELDKYLNI; from the coding sequence ATGTCAACACAAGATGACAAAATAGATGAAGTTATTAAAAAAGTAGATGAATATGATTCTAAATTTATGAGATTCCAATTTGTAGATATACATGGTACTCCCAAAAGTCTAACAGTATCATTAAACAAACCAGATGACTTAGAATCAATCATAGAAAATGGATTATTATTTGATGGATCCTCAGTCGCAGGATTTGTAGGAATAAATGATAGTGACTTAGAATTAAAACCAGATTTAAGTACATTTTCAACACTCCCATGGAGACCTGATGATAAAAAAACATGTAGATTCATATGTGATGTATATCACACAGATGGAACACCATTTGAAGGAGATCCAAGAGGAGTTCTCAAAAAATCATTGAAAATAGCAGAAGACAGAGGATACCAATTCAATATGGGTCCAGAACCAGAATTCTTCTTAATAGACAAAGATGAAAATGGAAATTATATTCCAGCAGATACTGCAGAATACTTCGATGTGGAACCATTAGACCAAGGAATTGACATAAAAAAAGAAATAATACTAGGACTTGAAGAATTAAATTTCAATATTGAAGTAAGCCACCACGAAGTTGCACCAGGACAACAAGAAATTGATTTTAGATTTGATGATGCATTAAAAACAGCAGATGCGGTAATCACATTCAAACAAACAATCAAAGCATTAGTGGATAATTTAGGATATAAAGTAACTTTCATGCCAAAACCATTCTACGGAATAAATGGTAGTGGAATGCACTGTAACCAAAGTCTATTCAAAGATGGTAAAAACATATTTTATGACCCAGATACAGAAACACAACTATCCCAAGAAGCAATGTACTTCATAGGAGGATTATTAAAACATTCAAAAGCATTATCTGCAATATTATCACCAACAATCAATTCATACAAACGTTTAGTACCTGGCTATGAAGCACCATGCTACATAGCATATGGATTCAGAAACAGATCCACACTACTTAGAATTCCTGCTTCACGTGGATTAGGTACAAGAATTGAATGTAGATCCGCAGATCCATCATGTAACCCTTATTTAGCATTTGCAGTACTACTAGAAGCAGGACTTGATGGAATGGACAATAAAATAGAACCAGGAGAACCTACAGAATTCAATGCATTTGCATTAACTCCTGATGAAATAGCAGCAAAAGGTATTGACACATTACCAACAAGTCTATGGGAAGCATACCACTCACTAGAAAAAGATGAAGTAGTTAAAAATGCATTAGGTGATTATGTATATAACCAATTCTATAACATCAAAAGAGCAGAATGGGATGATTATAGAACACGAGTATTTGACTATGAACTTGATAAATACTTAAATATTTAG
- the thiC gene encoding phosphomethylpyrimidine synthase, which yields MTQLRQAKKGIITPEMEYVAKKEEIDVEKLRKYIALGKVVIPKNNTIDTLPTGIGKDLHTKINANIGSSTEMEDINTELEKLDILVKYGADAVMDLSTGPKLHEIRKKIRERTNIPLGTVPIYEAGVETTKTGKAIVDMDDDTIFKTIINQAKEGIDFITVHCGINQDAIEAVGDSERIMGIVSRGGALTAAWIMHNERENPLYKEFDYLLEICREYDVTLSLGDGLRPGCTDDATDIAQIRELTTLGRLVKRSRAADVQVMVEGPGHVPITQVKVNMQIQKTICDDAPFYVLGPLVTDIAPGYDHITAAIGGSIAGASGADFLCYVTPAEHLCIPNKEHVKQGVIASKIAAEVSDIAKQIPSALKKEHEMAVARDNFDWEKQFELAIDGETARKYYESTKTSDEEMCSMCGDFCAIKMVKNHEKK from the coding sequence GTGACACAATTAAGACAAGCAAAAAAAGGAATAATAACACCAGAAATGGAATATGTTGCAAAAAAAGAAGAAATAGATGTTGAAAAATTAAGAAAATACATAGCTTTAGGAAAAGTAGTTATACCAAAAAATAACACTATTGATACTCTTCCAACAGGTATAGGAAAAGATTTACATACTAAAATAAATGCAAATATAGGTTCCTCAACAGAAATGGAAGATATTAATACAGAACTAGAAAAATTAGATATACTAGTAAAATATGGTGCAGATGCAGTTATGGACTTAAGTACAGGGCCAAAACTACATGAAATCAGAAAAAAAATAAGAGAACGAACTAATATACCTCTAGGGACAGTACCTATATATGAAGCAGGAGTAGAAACAACTAAAACAGGTAAAGCTATAGTGGATATGGATGATGACACTATATTTAAAACAATAATAAATCAAGCAAAAGAAGGAATAGATTTCATAACAGTCCATTGTGGGATAAATCAAGATGCAATTGAAGCAGTAGGGGATTCAGAACGGATTATGGGTATAGTAAGTAGGGGTGGTGCATTAACAGCAGCATGGATTATGCATAATGAAAGAGAAAACCCATTATACAAGGAATTTGATTACTTATTAGAAATTTGTAGAGAATATGATGTAACACTATCCTTAGGGGATGGTTTAAGACCAGGATGTACTGATGATGCAACAGATATAGCACAAATAAGAGAATTAACAACTCTTGGAAGATTAGTTAAAAGATCTCGGGCAGCAGATGTACAAGTAATGGTTGAAGGACCCGGTCATGTTCCAATAACACAAGTTAAAGTAAACATGCAAATACAAAAAACAATATGTGATGATGCACCATTTTATGTTCTAGGACCACTAGTAACTGATATAGCACCAGGATATGATCATATTACTGCAGCAATAGGTGGAAGTATAGCTGGAGCAAGTGGTGCTGATTTCCTATGTTATGTTACTCCCGCAGAACACTTATGTATACCAAACAAAGAACATGTTAAACAAGGAGTAATAGCTTCTAAAATAGCAGCAGAAGTTTCAGATATAGCAAAACAAATACCAAGTGCACTTAAAAAAGAACATGAAATGGCAGTAGCAAGAGATAATTTTGACTGGGAAAAACAGTTTGAATTAGCAATTGATGGAGAAACGGCTAGAAAATATTATGAAAGTACAAAAACATCTGATGAAGAAATGTGCAGTATGTGTGGGGATTTCTGTGCAATAAAAATGGTTAAAAATCATGAGAAAAAATAA
- a CDS encoding preprotein translocase subunit Sec61beta yields the protein MARKNDKTLPASGAGIVRYFNDDTSGIKLSPNQVVIATIIIALICIALRFTTSVGY from the coding sequence ATGGCACGTAAAAATGATAAAACACTACCGGCAAGTGGGGCTGGTATTGTAAGATACTTCAATGACGATACATCTGGAATCAAACTATCACCTAATCAAGTAGTAATAGCAACAATAATTATAGCATTAATTTGTATAGCTTTAAGATTTACTACAAGTGTAGGTTACTAA
- a CDS encoding HesA/MoeB/ThiF family protein produces MIELYNQMISRQIEVFTPEEQEKLRTTPVTVLGCGGLGGTIIEQLVRTGFENITIIDQDVFDKTNLNRQIRSNLDTINKSKVEITKEAMLKINPNLNIIGYDLTITPSNIAEVLEGTEVLIDAVDNVYTRVMISREAKKQGIAFIHSAVEKTLGQLTVIDSTTPSYEELFKLKSYGKTLDESKEYLLNISTKKPQVLGITPSIFGALEVNETIKYILKRDDIVLAPKILLWDIFDISSFRIIEF; encoded by the coding sequence ATGATAGAATTATACAATCAAATGATTTCAAGACAAATAGAAGTATTTACTCCAGAAGAACAAGAAAAACTAAGAACTACACCAGTAACTGTTTTAGGATGCGGCGGTCTTGGAGGTACAATCATAGAACAACTAGTACGTACCGGTTTTGAAAACATAACAATCATAGATCAAGATGTATTTGATAAAACAAACCTAAACAGACAAATAAGAAGTAACTTAGACACAATTAATAAATCAAAAGTAGAAATAACAAAAGAAGCAATGTTAAAAATAAATCCAAATCTAAATATTATAGGCTATGATTTAACAATAACTCCATCCAACATAGCAGAAGTTCTTGAAGGAACAGAAGTGCTAATTGATGCAGTTGATAATGTATACACAAGAGTAATGATTTCAAGAGAAGCTAAAAAACAAGGTATTGCATTCATTCATAGTGCAGTAGAAAAAACATTAGGTCAATTAACAGTAATTGATTCAACAACACCATCCTACGAAGAATTATTTAAATTAAAATCATATGGAAAAACATTAGACGAATCTAAAGAATATTTATTAAATATAAGTACTAAAAAACCACAAGTACTTGGAATTACACCTTCAATCTTTGGAGCCTTAGAAGTTAATGAAACAATTAAATATATATTAAAACGAGATGACATTGTTTTAGCTCCAAAAATACTTTTATGGGATATTTTTGACATAAGCTCATTTAGAATAATTGAATTCTAA
- a CDS encoding methanogenesis marker 8 protein, giving the protein MVKDKHVIEALGKSKVTIENGRVTHVEMPNIEYCPIFGKYHKIDKLTPEFIKKNIQYRINDFGMCTKHRKVKLDDMLSVGISEILRSNVKLGHIDCVVGACDGVGTLLMTNPDIIQGVGGRVSGLISTSPIPEVIEKVGKENVLFPETADLNPIKGIDLAIERGYKNIAITILAGSSLQKIREHTIPSDVNIYLFIAHTTGISSKEAQDAFKYGDIVTACASKHIIYYAEKLQAYYYGNSVSIYAASEKGHEFLDNRLQDINKPLSINKYPQDKNRMSRPLI; this is encoded by the coding sequence ATGGTAAAAGATAAACATGTGATTGAAGCTTTAGGAAAATCAAAAGTAACAATAGAAAATGGTAGAGTAACTCATGTAGAAATGCCTAATATAGAGTATTGTCCAATATTTGGAAAGTATCATAAAATAGATAAACTCACACCAGAATTTATCAAAAAAAATATACAATATAGAATTAATGACTTTGGAATGTGTACTAAACACAGAAAAGTTAAACTAGATGATATGCTAAGTGTAGGAATCTCTGAAATCTTAAGAAGTAATGTTAAATTAGGACATATTGATTGTGTAGTAGGGGCATGTGATGGAGTAGGTACTCTATTAATGACAAATCCTGATATAATACAAGGAGTAGGTGGAAGAGTATCTGGACTTATAAGTACATCACCAATTCCTGAAGTAATAGAAAAAGTAGGAAAAGAAAATGTGCTATTTCCTGAAACTGCAGATTTAAATCCTATAAAAGGAATAGACTTAGCAATAGAAAGAGGTTATAAAAACATAGCAATCACAATACTTGCAGGCTCATCCCTACAAAAAATAAGAGAACATACAATACCTTCAGATGTAAATATATATTTATTCATAGCACATACAACAGGCATCTCTTCAAAAGAAGCCCAAGATGCATTCAAATATGGAGATATAGTAACAGCATGTGCTTCAAAACATATTATATATTATGCTGAGAAATTACAAGCATATTATTATGGAAATTCAGTTTCAATATATGCTGCAAGTGAAAAAGGACATGAATTCCTAGATAATAGATTGCAAGATATTAATAAACCTTTAAGTATAAATAAATATCCACAAGACAAAAATCGCATGTCAAGACCATTAATATAA
- a CDS encoding formate--phosphoribosylaminoimidazolecarboxamide ligase: MGNVKKEDILSIVEKYDKENITIATLGSHTALHILRGAKQEGFRTAVVCEKGKDVPYKRFGVADEVIFVDEYKDIVNDDIQEKLKAMNAIVVPHGSFVAYAGLSNVEDKFNVPMFGNRDILRWEAERDKEREMITKSGIRMPMKFDKPEDINKAVMVKFPGARGGQGYFICSSYDEFQEKIAEMKERNWITEEDVKDAHIEEYVCGTNFCIHYFYSALKDEVEVLGMDSRYETNIDGIVRIPAQDQIEANLSPSYVVSGNHPVVIRESLLPKVFENGDRLVETAKELVQPGMNGPFCLQCLVNDDREIVIFEMSARIDGGTNTFMNGSAYSYIQFGEVMSMGRRISREIKNAIKEDKLDVILT, from the coding sequence ATGGGAAACGTTAAAAAAGAAGATATTCTTTCAATTGTTGAAAAATATGATAAAGAAAATATAACTATTGCAACATTAGGTAGTCACACTGCTTTACATATTCTTAGAGGAGCAAAACAAGAAGGCTTTAGAACAGCTGTTGTATGTGAAAAAGGAAAAGATGTACCTTATAAAAGATTTGGTGTAGCTGATGAAGTTATATTTGTAGATGAATATAAAGATATTGTAAATGATGATATTCAAGAAAAACTTAAAGCAATGAATGCTATTGTAGTGCCTCATGGTTCTTTTGTAGCCTATGCTGGTTTAAGTAATGTTGAAGATAAATTCAATGTACCAATGTTTGGAAATCGTGATATTCTTAGATGGGAAGCAGAACGAGATAAAGAAAGAGAAATGATAACTAAATCTGGAATCAGAATGCCAATGAAATTTGATAAACCAGAAGATATTAATAAAGCAGTAATGGTTAAATTCCCTGGAGCAAGAGGTGGACAAGGATACTTTATATGTTCTAGTTATGATGAATTCCAAGAAAAAATAGCAGAAATGAAGGAAAGAAACTGGATTACTGAAGAAGATGTAAAAGATGCACATATTGAGGAATATGTTTGTGGAACCAACTTCTGTATACATTATTTTTACTCTGCTTTAAAAGATGAAGTTGAAGTACTTGGAATGGATAGTAGATATGAAACTAACATTGATGGAATAGTAAGAATTCCAGCACAAGATCAAATAGAAGCAAATTTAAGTCCATCATATGTTGTAAGTGGAAATCATCCTGTAGTAATAAGAGAATCATTACTACCTAAAGTATTTGAAAATGGAGATAGACTTGTAGAAACAGCTAAAGAATTGGTACAACCGGGTATGAATGGACCATTCTGTTTACAATGCTTAGTAAATGATGATAGAGAAATTGTTATATTTGAAATGAGTGCACGTATTGATGGTGGTACAAATACATTTATGAATGGATCAGCATATTCTTACATACAATTTGGTGAAGTAATGAGTATGGGTCGTAGAATCTCTCGTGAAATTAAAAATGCAATCAAAGAAGATAAACTTGATGTAATATTAACATAA